The following nucleotide sequence is from Nitrosopumilus adriaticus.
GGGCGGCTGCTGCTGCAACTGCTACAGGTGCGGCTTTAACTGCCTCATCGATGTTAACATCGGCTAGGGCTGCTACCAGTGCTTTAACTTGAGCTTCATTAACTTCTGCACCAGATGCTTTTACAACTGATGTGAGGTTTGCTTCGTTGACTTCTTTGTCTAGTTTGTGAAGAAGTAAAGCAGCGTAAACATATTCCATTGTATCGAGATTTTCTTGGGGCATAATATAAAACTATGGAGAAATGACGCCTAGAAAACTCAGTTTAGAATCTTCAGACTTCGACATACAGCATAAAGTGTTCGCTTTAGATTTTTGTCAA
It contains:
- the rpl12p gene encoding 50S ribosomal protein P1, giving the protein MEYVYAALLLHKLDKEVNEANLTSVVKASGAEVNEAQVKALVAALADVNIDEAVKAAPVAVAAAAAPAEAAAGGEAKKEETPEEKGKTEEAAMEGLSSLFG